One segment of Aquipuribacter hungaricus DNA contains the following:
- the pepN gene encoding aminopeptidase N, translated as MPGTNLTRDEAQARAALVRSQSYDVDLDLTTGPDTFVSTTTARFRTTGHGTTWLDLVAEHVEAVEVRTSAGSRRLDPAHVHHDSRLWLHDLPPGDVEVTVTARCRYMNTGEGLHRFVDPVDGEAYLYTQFEVADSRRVLAVFEQPDLKATFSLTVTAPEHWQVVSVSPTPQPEPAGQGRATWRFAPTPRLSSYVTALVAGPYHAVREQLTSRDGRTVPLGVFCRASLAEHLDAAEILDTTRRGFAFYEEAFDQAYPFEKYDQLFVPEFNAGAMENAGCVTFTETYVFRSKTPEAFHERRAVTVLHELAHMWFGDLVTMRWWDDLWLNESFAEFASTLATAEATRWDQAWTTFSAMEKSWAYRQDQLPTTHPVIADIRDLEDVEVNFDGITYAKGASVLKQLVAWVGREQFLQGLRAYFRAHAWGNTEFGDLLGELSTASGRDLDDWVRRWLLTSGVTTLGAEVEEAADGTMSRVTLVQTAPDEHPVLRPHRLVVGCYELQGGALVRTRRVELDVDGARTEVPELAGTPRPAMLLLNDEDLAYAKVRLDPVSLATATEHLRAMPDAMARSVVWGAAWDMLRDAETGAGRFVDLVLGNVAAETESSVVLTLVRQLSSAARLYTAPERRAATAERVATALWDLARAAEPGSDIQLQAVRALCGTVRRAEHVEVVRGLLDGSLELPGLTVDTDLRWDLVGAVAGADEDGSLGSAALVEAELSRDGTASGQRAAASALAARPTVEAKEEAWRAVMAGDLPNAVSAATIGGFSRAPEPELFERFLDRYFEALLPLWDGRTNEMAQQFVSGAYPTALVTEDVVARGDAWLAAHPDAPGGLRRLVLENRDGTARALRAHARDRADA; from the coding sequence GTGCCAGGGACCAACCTCACGCGCGACGAGGCGCAGGCTCGCGCCGCCCTCGTCCGCTCGCAGAGCTACGACGTCGACCTCGACCTCACGACCGGGCCGGACACCTTCGTCTCCACGACGACGGCCCGGTTCCGGACCACGGGGCACGGCACCACGTGGCTGGACCTCGTGGCCGAGCACGTGGAGGCCGTCGAGGTCCGCACCTCTGCCGGCAGCCGGCGGCTGGACCCCGCCCACGTCCACCACGACTCCCGGCTGTGGCTGCACGACCTGCCCCCCGGCGACGTCGAGGTCACCGTGACCGCCCGGTGCCGCTACATGAACACCGGCGAGGGCCTGCACCGCTTCGTCGACCCCGTCGACGGCGAGGCGTACCTGTACACGCAGTTCGAGGTCGCCGACTCCCGCCGCGTCCTCGCGGTCTTCGAGCAGCCCGACCTCAAGGCCACGTTCAGCCTCACCGTCACCGCGCCCGAGCACTGGCAGGTCGTCTCGGTGTCCCCGACGCCGCAGCCGGAGCCGGCCGGGCAGGGCCGCGCGACGTGGCGCTTCGCCCCCACCCCGCGGCTGTCGTCCTACGTCACCGCGCTGGTCGCCGGGCCGTACCACGCGGTCCGCGAGCAGCTCACGAGCCGCGACGGCCGTACGGTCCCGCTCGGCGTGTTCTGCCGGGCCTCGCTCGCGGAGCACCTGGACGCCGCGGAGATCCTCGACACCACCCGCCGCGGGTTCGCCTTCTACGAGGAGGCGTTCGACCAGGCGTACCCGTTCGAGAAGTACGACCAGCTGTTCGTCCCCGAGTTCAACGCCGGGGCGATGGAGAACGCCGGCTGCGTGACCTTCACCGAGACCTACGTCTTCCGGTCCAAGACCCCGGAGGCGTTCCACGAGCGGCGCGCGGTGACGGTGCTGCACGAGCTGGCCCACATGTGGTTCGGCGACCTGGTGACGATGCGCTGGTGGGACGACCTCTGGCTCAACGAGTCCTTCGCGGAGTTCGCCTCGACCCTGGCGACGGCGGAGGCCACGCGCTGGGACCAGGCCTGGACGACGTTCTCGGCCATGGAGAAGTCCTGGGCCTACCGGCAGGACCAGCTGCCGACCACCCACCCGGTCATCGCCGACATCCGCGACCTGGAGGACGTCGAGGTCAACTTCGACGGCATCACCTACGCCAAGGGCGCCAGCGTGCTCAAGCAGCTCGTCGCCTGGGTGGGCCGCGAGCAGTTCCTCCAGGGGCTGCGGGCCTACTTCCGGGCGCACGCCTGGGGGAACACCGAGTTCGGCGACCTGCTCGGCGAGCTGTCCACCGCGAGCGGCCGCGACCTGGACGACTGGGTCCGCCGCTGGCTGCTCACCTCCGGCGTCACCACCCTCGGCGCCGAGGTCGAGGAGGCCGCCGACGGCACCATGTCGCGCGTCACCCTGGTGCAGACCGCCCCCGACGAGCACCCCGTCCTCCGCCCCCACCGCCTGGTCGTGGGCTGCTACGAGCTGCAGGGCGGCGCGCTCGTCCGGACCCGGCGCGTCGAGCTCGACGTCGACGGCGCCCGCACCGAGGTGCCGGAGCTGGCGGGGACGCCGCGCCCGGCGATGCTCCTGCTCAACGACGAGGACCTGGCCTACGCCAAGGTCCGCCTGGACCCGGTGTCGCTGGCCACGGCCACCGAGCACCTGCGCGCGATGCCGGACGCCATGGCGCGCAGCGTGGTCTGGGGCGCGGCGTGGGACATGCTCCGCGACGCCGAGACAGGGGCGGGTCGCTTCGTCGACCTCGTCCTGGGCAACGTCGCCGCGGAGACCGAGTCGTCGGTGGTGCTCACCCTGGTCCGCCAGCTCAGCAGCGCCGCGCGGCTCTACACCGCACCCGAGCGCCGGGCCGCGACGGCGGAGCGGGTCGCGACCGCGCTGTGGGACCTGGCGCGCGCCGCCGAGCCCGGCAGCGACATCCAGCTGCAGGCGGTCCGCGCGCTCTGCGGGACGGTCCGCCGCGCCGAGCACGTCGAGGTCGTCCGCGGCCTGCTCGACGGCTCGCTCGAGCTGCCCGGGCTCACCGTGGACACCGACCTGCGCTGGGACCTGGTCGGCGCCGTCGCCGGCGCCGACGAGGACGGCTCGCTCGGCTCGGCCGCGCTCGTGGAGGCCGAGCTGTCCCGCGACGGCACCGCGTCCGGGCAGCGCGCCGCCGCGTCCGCGCTCGCGGCCCGGCCGACCGTCGAGGCCAAGGAGGAGGCCTGGCGCGCCGTCATGGCCGGGGACCTGCCCAACGCGGTCTCCGCCGCCACCATCGGCGGCTTCTCCCGCGCGCCCGAGCCCGAGCTGTTCGAGCGCTTCCTCGACCGGTACTTCGAGGCGCTCCTGCCGCTGTGGGACGGGCGCACGAACGAGATGGCGCAGCAGTTCGTCAGCGGCGCCTACCCGACGGCGCTGGTCACCGAGGACGTCGTCGCGCGCGGCGACGCGTGGCTGGCCGCCCACCCCGACGCGCCCGGCGGCCTGCGCCGCCTCGTGCTGGAGAACCGCGACGGTACGGCGCGCGCGCTGCGGGCCCACGCCCGCGACCGCGCCGACGCCTGA
- a CDS encoding disulfide bond formation protein DsbA: MTSRWMDEVQAVRDVTVRWHVMSLAVLNEGRDLPEEYRDMMTRAWGPVRVVVAAQQAHGDEVVKRLYDAIGTRIHPGGRKDWDAVVVEALEEVGLPASLADAAGSNDHDEALKQSHAEGIGLVGEDVGTPVVAFDGVAFFGPVVTPTPRGEAAGRLWDGTLLVAATPGFYELKRSRSQGPVFD; the protein is encoded by the coding sequence ATGACCTCGCGCTGGATGGACGAGGTGCAGGCCGTCCGCGACGTCACCGTCCGCTGGCACGTCATGAGCCTCGCCGTCCTCAACGAGGGCCGGGACCTGCCCGAGGAGTACCGCGACATGATGACCCGGGCGTGGGGCCCGGTCCGCGTCGTCGTCGCCGCCCAGCAGGCCCACGGCGACGAGGTCGTCAAGCGGCTGTACGACGCGATCGGCACCCGGATCCACCCCGGCGGGCGCAAGGACTGGGACGCCGTCGTCGTCGAGGCCCTCGAGGAGGTCGGCCTGCCCGCGTCGCTCGCCGACGCCGCCGGGTCGAACGACCACGACGAGGCGCTCAAGCAGTCCCACGCCGAGGGCATCGGGCTGGTCGGCGAGGACGTCGGCACCCCGGTCGTCGCCTTCGACGGCGTGGCCTTCTTCGGCCCGGTCGTCACCCCCACCCCGCGGGGCGAGGCCGCCGGCCGGCTGTGGGACGGCACCCTCCTCGTGGCCGCCACCCCCGGCTTCTACGAGCTCAAGCGCAGCCGCTCGCAGGGCCCCGTCTTCGACTGA